The Microcella sp. genome includes the window CGAGTCGCTGCTCACGGCGAAGCTCGTCGACGACATCACCGACACCCCCTCGCACAAGACACGTGAGGCCTACGGGCAGGGTGCGGCGAACATCCTGAGCGGATTCTTCGGGGGCATGGGTGGCTGCGCCATGATCGGCCAGACCATGATCAACGTCAAGGTGTCGGGGGCGCGCACCCGCATCTCGACTTTCATGGCGGGAGTGTTCTTGATCACGCTCGTGCTCGTGCTCGGCGATCTGGTGGCGATCATTCCGATGGCGGCGCTCGTCGCCGTCATGATCATGGTCTCGGTCGCCACGTTCGACTGGCACAGCATTCGGCTCAGCACGCTGCGCCGCATGCCCAAGAGCGAGACGACCGTCATGGTGGCCACCGTGGTCGCCGTGGTGTGGACCCACAACCTGGCCATCGGCGTGACGCTCGGCGTCATCGTGGCGATGGTGCTGTTCGCCCGACGGGTCGCCCACTTCGCCACCGTCGACCGCACCGTGCTCGCGGCGCCCGATGGCAGCAGCTATGCGCTCTACCGCGTCGACGGCGAATTGTTCTTCGCCTCGAGCAACGACTTGACGACCCAGTTTCGCTACCGCGACGACCCCGCCTCGGTGGTCATCGACCTGTCGGCTTCGCACATCTGGGATGCCTCGACAGTCGCGGCGCTCGACGCGATCGTCACCAAGTATGAGCGCTTCGGCATCAGCGTCGAGATCGTCGACATGAACGCCGAATCGCACGCCCTGCACACGCGACTCGCCGGGCACCTGGGCGAAGGGCACTAGCGCTATCGGGTGAGCCCCATCAGCAGGTCGACGCGGTAGCCGTGCTTGGTCTTCACGGCGGCGACCGGAATGCGCGGCTTCGACCCGCGCCCGTCGAGTCGGCGCACGGCTTCGTCGTAGGCGCTCTCGAGGCCGCGCGGCACCGTGCCGACGACGCCGCTCACGCGCCGACCCGAGAAGATGCGCACCTCGATGGGGGCGTCGACGCCCTCCTCCGCGGTGGTGCGCGCGGGCGTTGCCGTCGTCAATTCAGCTTCTTCGGCGGCGAGGGCGGCCAGTTCGTCTTGAGAGGGGTCGCTGCCCGCCAGCCGCATCGTCACCTTCGCGTTGCGAGGCATGAGCACGCCGACGTAGTTGCTGAGCGAGCCCGAACCGCGGTCGTTCTTGGGCAGCGAGTCGTCGGCTGAGGGCGGGTTGTTCCAGAACGGCATGCGGTGATCGTATCGGGCGAGAAGGCGCGCGCTCTGGCCCCGTACGATGAGGGGGTGAGCCTTCACGACGCCATCGCCGTCGCGGCAGAGGCCCTTGCCTGGCTCACTGTGCCGCTCGGCATCGTCATGCTCGGCATCTCGCTCGCTCGTCGCTCGTGGTCGCGACAGTATCGGTCAGTGAAGGGCGTCGTGAGCGGCGTGCACCGTGGCGACGCGACGGTGCGTTGGTTCAGCGACGGCGGCGAGGTGCATGAGGCGGTCGTCGACTTCGAGGCGCCACCGCCGGCTGAGGGTGACGCCCGAACGATCTGGGTGCATCCCTCACGACCAGACGAGGCCCGCACTGACGACCCTGCTCACGACGGTCGAGTGCTGCTGACCCTCGGGGCGGTGCTCACGAGCGTCGGAGTTCTCGGGCTCGTGCTGTCGTTCGTGCTGCCCCTGCTGTAGGCGCTGAGGCCGACTATGCGCTCTCGTCGAAGTCGGCGCCGAGCAGGCGCAGAAGTGCGGCGAGGCGTTCTTGATCGGCGCGGTTCAGCCGGCGCAGCAGCGCAGCCTCGCCGACCATGAGCTCATCCATGGCGAGGTCGACGCGCTCGCGACCCTCGGTGCTCATCCGCACGAGAATGCCGCGGCCGTCGTGGGGGTCGGTGTGCCGCTCGACGAGCCCGCGCGTGGTGAGCCGATCGATGCGATTGGTCATCGTGCCGCTCGAGACGAGTGTCTGCTGCAGCAGCGCTTTCGGGCTCAGCTCATAGGGGCTGCCCGCGCGACGCAGTGCCGAGAGCACGTCGAACTCCCACGGCTCGAGACCGGATGCGGCGAAAGCGTGCTTTCTCGCTCGGTCGAGGTGCCGCGCCAAGCGACTCACTCGCGACAGCACCTGCAAGGGTTCGACATCGAGTTCGGGCCGTTCGCGCCGCCACGCTTCGACGATGCGGTCGACTTCGTCGCGGGAGGTCATCTGTTCATTATCGCGGGCGAGACCGCACCCCCGGCTCTGGCAGACTAGATACTCGCGTTCAACGCGATCCGCCTTGGTGTAACGGCAGCACGACAGCCTTTGGAGCTGTTAGGTCCAGGTTCGAATCCTGGGGGCGGAGCGTCCAGTGGACGCTCCGCGCGTGGGAGTTGCTCGCCATATGGTGAAACTCATCGCCGACACCTCCCCGCTCCGGCGCCCACTCGCGCATCTAGGCCCGTTCTTCGCACTCGTGCCCGAATGTTCGGGCCGACATGCCACATTCGGGCCAGAACGATGAGTGGCCGTAGTGCGGCCGTTGTGCGCCACAATAGTCCCAGCGGTTCGACGGCGCCCGCTCGGGCTCTCGTCGTGCTGCTGGCCGACGCAGCGCCGCAACCCGGCGCTCGCCGATGGTCTGACACTGGCACGGCCGCGATCCGGCTCTGCCTCGAAGGAGCCGCCGTGAGAACCGCAGTCGCTTTGCCCGCACCGCTCGCCGCCAAGCCCTACATCTCGGCGCTCGACCTCTTTCGCGTCGGTATTGGTCCGTCGAGTTCGCACACGGTCGGCCCGCTGCGCGCCGCGAGCGCGTTCGTCGAGCAACTCACTGCTGCCGGCCAGCTCGAGCGCGTCGCCCGCATCGAGTGCGACCTGTTCGGCTCGCTCGGCGCGACGGGCATCGGCCACGGAACCCCCGGTGCCCTGCTCGCGGGCCTCGCCGGTTGCGCGGTCGAGTCGGTCACGCGCGACAACGTCGAGCGGGTGGTCGCTGACTCCAATGGCGGGATGCTCACCCTCGCCGGCACGCACCGCATCGTCATCACCCCCGAGTGGTTGCGCCTGGCGCCGCATGAGCGCCGTGCACGCCACCCGAACGCGCTCGAGTTGCGGGCCGTCGATGCCGAGGGTTCGGTGCTCGCTGTCGAGACCTACTACTCGGTGGGCGGTGGATTCATCGAACGCGACGGCGTCGCTCCCGCAGTGCCCGAGGGCGAGAGCACTGTGCCGCATCCGTTCTCGACAGCCGTCGAGCTGCTCGACCTGTGTCGCTCGACGCGGCTCGGTCTCGTCGGCGTCGCGCGTGAGAACGAGCACGCGCTGCGAGGTCGGGCGGCCACGACGGCGGGGCTGCGCGCGGTTGCCGCAGCCATGAATGAGTGCATCGATCAGGGTCTGGCCGCCGAGGGCACCCTCCCCGGTGGTCTGAAGGTGCCTCGCCGGGCGGCCGCGATGGCCGAGAGGCTGCGCGCGATCGACGCCGAGGGTGCCCGCGACACGAACGCCGAGTGGCTGCAGGCCTACGCGATCGCGGTGAACGAAGAGAACGCGGCGGGGGGTCGGGTGGTCACCGCGCCGACGAACGGCGCCGCCGGCATCATTCCGGCGGTCATGCGGCACGCGATCGACGTGCTGCGTCTCGACGACGAGCAGCGGGCGTGCGAAGAGTTCTTGCTCGTCGCCGCCGTGTTCGGCGCACTCATCAAGTCGAATGCGAGCATCTCGGGCGCCGAGGCGGGCTGCCAGGGCGAGGTCGGCTCGGCTGCCTCGATGGCTGCCGCAGGTTTCGCCCACCTGCTGGGCGGCACCCCCGAGCAGGTCGAGAACGCCGCCGAGATCGCGATGGAGCACTCGCTGGGCCTCACGTGCGACCCGGTCGGCGGCCTCGTGCAGCTGCCGTGCATCGAGCGCAACGCGATTGGTGCGGGGAAGGCCGTGGCGGCGGCCCGCATGGCGATGCACGGTGACGGCACGCACCTCATCAGTTTCGATACCGTGGTCGAGACGATGCGCCAGACGGGCGAGGACATGTCGACGAAGTACAAGGAGACGAGCGAGGGCGGCCTCGCCGTCAACGTCGTCGAGTGCTGACGCGAGGGGAGGGCTGTGGTCACCAGACGGGTCATGCGCCAGCCGATCTCGCGCACGGTGGGGCAGGTGATGGCGGTCGCCGGGCAGCTCGACAGACTGCCGGAGTGGGCCTACGGCTTCGCGCAGTCGGCAGAGAGGGTCGTCGTCGGCTCCGGCGACGACGACGATCGGGTTCACCGCGAACGCTGGGTGGTCGAGTCTCCGTTCGGCCACATCGAGGTGGAGTTCTTCGTCGATGTCGCCTCGGGCATCCTCGATCATGACGTGACGATGCCCGACGGCACTGTCGTGCACAATCGCCTTCGTGTCGAACCGGCCCCGCACGGCAGCGACGTGCTGTTCACCCTCGTGCGCCTGCCGGGAATGACCGACGATCAGTGGCGCGACGACGAGCGAGCGGTCACCGCCGACCTGCGCCGCCTCGCCGAACTGTGCGAGAAGATAGACGAATGACTGATTCGCGCCTCGCCGTCGTCGTGCTCGCCGCCGGGCAAGGAACCCGCATGAAGTCGCAGACCCCGAAGGTGCTGCACGGGCTCGCGGGCATTCCGCTCATCGGGCACGTGCTCGCCACGGCTCGGGCTCTTGACCCCGCGCATCTCGTGACCGTGGTGCGGCACGAACGCGACCGCGTCGCCGCCACGGTGCTCGAGTGCGACGGAGCCTGCACGATCGTCGACCAAGACGAGGTTCCAGGAACAGGGCGGGCGGCCGAAGCTGCGCTGGATGCTCTTCCGAACGACTTCGAGGGCGACGTGCTCGTCGTCTCAGGTGACGTGCCCCTGCTCGACGCCGACACCCTCACCCGGCTCATCGCCGAGCACCGCACGCAGGGTGCATCGGCGACCGTGCTCAGTGCGGTGCTCGACGACGCCACCGGTTACGGGCGCGTTGTGCGTGATGCGGCCGGAGCCCTCGACCGCATCGTCGAGCAGAAAGACGCCACCGAGGCCGAGCGCGCCCTCACCGAGGTGAACTCGGGCACCTACGTGTTCAGCGTGCCGGCCCTGCGCGAGTCGCTTGCGCTCGTCAGCACCGACAATGCTCAGCAAGAGAAGTACCTCACCGACGTCATCGGGCTCATGCGCAGTGCCGGGCGGCCCGTCGCCGCGTTGCCCGTGCGCGAAGGCTGGCTCGTCGCCGGAGTCAACGACCGTGTGCAACTCAGCGACGCTGCCCTGCGGCTCAACGCCATGATCGTGCGCGGCTGGCAGCTCGCAGGCGTCACAATCAGCGACCCCGCGAGTGTCTGGATCGACCGCACCGTCACCCTCGACGAAGACGTCGAGGTGCTGCCGGGCACGCAGCTCAAGGGTGCGACGAGCATTGCGCGCGGCGCCGTGGTGGGGCCAGACACGACACTCACCGACTGCGAGGTCGGTCGAGACGCGCGCGTGAGCCGCACCGACGGCACGCTCGCGGTGATCGGAGAGCGAGCATCCGTCGGCCCCTTCGCCTACTTGCGCCCCGGCACCGTCATCGGCGACGACGGCAAGGTGGGCACGTTCGTCGAGACGAAGAACTCGACGCTCGGCCGTGGCGCCAAAGTGCCTCACCTGTCGTACGTCGGCGACACGACTGTGGGTGAGGGAACCAACATCGGCGCGGGCACGATCACGGCCAACTACGACGGCGTGAACAAGCACCGCACCGAGGTTGGGGCTCACGCCCGCACGGGCTCGCACAACGTCTTCGTTGCCCCCGTTAGGATTGGTGACGGAGCGTACACGGGAGCGGGAACGGTCGTGCGAAAAGATGTTCCGGCGGGCGCCCTGGCAGTGAATGTGGCACCGCAGCGGAACGTCGATCGTTGGGTGGCCGTCAACCGCCCGGGCACAGCGGCGGCCGACGCAGCGGCGGCGGCACGAGAGTCGGTCGACGACCCCGACACCGCGTAGGCGACCGACAGACAAGCGTCGCCTCGGCGGCAGAAGGCGGGAACTCAGTGGCCAGCATCAAGATCACCGGCCAGAAGCGCCTCGTGCTGGTGACCGGCCGGGCGCACCCCGACCTCGCCGAGCAGATCGCTGCAGAGCTCGAGACCGAGATCGTGCACACCGACGCCCGCACCTTCGCCAACGGCGAGATCTACGCGCGCTACGACGAGAGCGTGCGCGGGTGCGATGCTTTCGTGCTGCAGTCGCACGCGAGCCCGATCAACGAGTGGCTCATGGAGCAACTGATCATGGTGGATGCTCTCAAACGTGCTTCTGCCAAGCGCATCACCGTGGTCGCACCCTTCTACCCCTACGCGCGCCAAGACAAGAAGGGTCGCGGCCGCGAGCCCATCTCGGCGCGACTCGTCGCCGATCTCTACAAGGCCGCGGGTGCCGACCGCATCATGAGCGTCGACCTGCACGCCGCCCAGATTCAGGGTTTCTTCGACGGGCCCGTCGACCACCTGTTCGCGATGCCGGTGCTGCTCGAGCACTTCAGAGCGCAACTCGACCCCGAGACGCTCACCGTGGTGTCGCCCGACATGGGGCGCGTGCGCGTCGCCGACATCTGGAGCCAGAAGCTCGGCGCCCCGCTCGCCATCATCCACAAGCGCCGAGACCCGATGGTGCACAACCAGGTGACGGTGCACGAGATCGTCGGTGAGGTCGAGGGCCGCGTCTGCCTCTTGGTCGACGACATGATCGACACCGGCCGCACGATCGTCAAAGCCGCCGAAGCGCTCAAGAAGAACGGTGCACTCGGAGTGGTGGTCGCCGCGACCCACGCCGTGTTCAGCGACCCCGCGTTCGAGATTCTGCAGAGCGATGCCGTCGATCAGGTGGTCGTCACCGATACCTTGCCGGTTCCGGAGTCGAAGCGGTGGGATCGCCTCACGGTGCTGCCCATCGCGCCGCTCATCGCCCGCGCCATTCACGAGGTATTCGACGACGGCTCGGTCACCTCGATGTTCGACGGCGCCGCCTAGGCGCCCTGCTCGACGCAGCCGCCGCCTCGCCCGACCCGCGAAAGTGCCCGTTTGTGGCATGAGTCGCGAAAATTTTCAGCACCAGTGCCACAAATGGGCACTTTCACGGCCACTCTTGCGGCCACTTTTGCGGCAACGGGTGCGGCTGCGCGCGCGGGATAGCGACACTCGTGCGGGGTGTCAAGGGGGTCACGCTCGACGCCACGACCACGTACCGTCGAAGTCATGACTGGAATTATCATCACTTTGCTCATCATCTGGGTCGTGCTGTCAGTGCTGGGATTCGTCGTCGAGGGGCTCTTCTGGCTCGCCGTCGTCGGCATCGTGCTGTTTCTCGCGACGGGCGCTTGGGGCTGGATCACGGGCCGCTCGCGCGCTTCAGGAACCCCGCGCGCGTAGCTACACCCCCAGCAGCTCGACGATGGCCGCCTCGAAGTGCTCGTGGTGAGCATCCACATCTGACCGGCTCGTCATCGGCGCCATGAGCGCCATGTTGTGAAACGGCGTGAGCATGATGCCGCGGTTCACGAGGTAGAGGTGCAAGAAGTCTTCGAGCTGGCCATCGGCAGCGAGAGCCGCCTGCGTGCCGTTGATCGGGTAGGGCCGCGCGAAGCGGTACTCGGCGCGCGCGCCCAGCTGGTTGATCGCCCACGGCAGGTCATACCGGTCGAAGAGCTCATTGACTCCGTCGGTGAAGTAGGTCGCCGTGTCGATCATGTGCGCGAAGGCCTCGTCGGTGAGCACGTGCTCGAGGGTGGCGCGCATCGCCGCGACCGAGAGCGGGTTGCCCGCGAGGGTTCCGCCGACGCCGCCCATGTCGACGAGGTCGAGGTCGGTGCGCGCCAGCGACCTCTCGGCAAACTCGGCCGAGAGGCCGTAGGCCCCGGTCGGGATGCCCCCGCCGATCGCCTTGCCGATGATCACGAGATCAGGCTCGAGGTTGTAGGCCTGCGTCATGCCGCCTGGCCCGGCCGAGAACGTGTGGGTCTCGTCGATGATGAGCAGCGCGTCGTACTGCCGGGTGAGCGCGCGCACGCCCTCGAGGTAGCCCGGCTCGGGCAGCACGATGCCGATGTTGGTGAGCGCGGGCTCGATGAGCACCGCGGCGACATCGCCGTGCGCGAGGGCGCGCTCGAGCCCCGGCAGGTCGTTGTACTCGGCGGCGCGCGAGGTCTCGGTCACCGGCACGGGGGCGCCGACGTTGCCGGGCCTCGACGCGCTCTCGCCGTCGGGCCCGACGACCACGAGCGACTCGTCGACCGATCCGTGGTAGCAGTACGAGTGGAAGACGATCTTCGGCTTCTCGGTGATCGCGCGCACGAGACGAATCGCCCAGCGATTCGCATCCGTCGCCGTCAACGAGAACGACCATCGGTCCATGCGGAATCGGCGTGAGAGCTCGGCGCCGACCCACTCGGCGTCTTCTGTCGGCAGCATCGTCGTGAGCCCGCCGAGCTCGCCGATGCGGCGCGTGACGGCGTCGACCACGGCGGGGTGCGAATGCCCGGCCATCGAGCCGGTGTCGCCGAGGGCGAAGTCGATGTACTCGTGCCCGTCGATGCACCACACGCGGTTGCCCTGCGCGCGGTCGAGGTAGATCGGAAAGGCGCCCGACTTCTTGTTCATCCAGGTCATGGGCACGCGGCCGAAGAGGTGCTCGGCGCGCTCGTAGGCGGCCTTCGACTTCGGGCGGGCGGCGATGAAGGCCTGCTGCTCGCGCTCGGTGAGCTCGGCCAGGCGGGTGCGATCGATGCTGATCATGCGCTCATTGTCGCAAACATCAACCACAGCAACGCGGTCAGACTCCCACGCGCGACACGAGGCGGGGCGTGCCGGGAATGAGCCCGAGCACGGCGACGAGCACTTCGGCGTTGCCGAGCTGGGCGTAGCAGTTCCAGCCGAGAGCGTCGGGCGACAGCAGTTCGAAGGCCACGCGTGACGGGGTGCGCTCGTCTGCGTAGAAGTCGACGGCGATGCGGCACGATTGCGCTGCCGTGCTGCGGGCTGTCGAGTAGGTGCCCAGCGCCGTAGGCACGAGCATGCCGACGAGAGCGATCAGGGCCACCCAGCGCAGCACCCGCCGCCGGCGTTGCCAGGCAGAGGCGCCGTCGCCTGACTCGTATTCGAGCAGCTCGCGCGGATCGTCGTCGTCCATCGCCCCCAGTCTCTCACTCCCGCCCGAACGCCTCGGTAGTCTGCGAGGCATGACTTCGATGGCGCCGCGACCGGGTGCGTACGTGTTCGCCCAGCAACTCGGATTGACCGGCGACCTCGCGATCGTCGGCCCCCGAAGCCTGGGCGGCTCATACCCGGTGAGCCAGTTCGCCGCGGCGGCAGTCGGCGCGACGGCGCTCGCGCTCGCCGACCTGGTCGGCACCGACGCGCAGGCCGAGGTCAGCACGCCTCTCGTCGACGGCTGGTTCAGCGCGGCAGTGCGACCCCGTGAGCCGGTGGCGTCGCCGTGGGAGGAGCTCGCGGGCGACTATGCGACCGGCGACGGGTGGATTCGCCTGCACACGAATGCTGCGGCTCACCGGGCGGCCGCGCTCGAGGTGCTCGCGTTGACGGGCACGGCGACGCGAGCGCAGGTCGCGGCGGCGGTGACCGACTGGCGGGCCGACGATCTCGAGTCTGAGGTCGTGTTCGCCGGGGGAGCCGCCGCGGCCATGCGCACCGCGGGCGCGTGGTCTCGCCACCCGCAGGGCGAGGCCGTCGCGGCCGAACCGCTCGTCGACGTGCAGCAGGGCGAGGCAGGCCGTGCGATGTCACCCGGTCTCGAGGGGCGGCCGCTCGCCGGCGTGCGGGTGCTCGACCTCACGCGCGTGCTCGCCGGGCCCGTGGCCACGCGCGTGCTCGCCATGCTCGGCGCCGACGTGCTGCGCATCGACCCTCCCGACTGGAACGAGCCGGCGCTCGAGCCCGACATGACGCTCGGCAAGCGGTGCGCGAGGCTCGACGCCCGCACCGTCGACGGCCGCGCCGAACTGCTCGCCCTGCTCACCGAGGCCGACGTGCTCGTGCACGGCTACCGGCCTGGCGCACTCGAGTCGATGGGCCTCGATGCCGACACCCGCCGACAGCTGCGCCCCGGCCTCGTCGAGGTGCAGATCAACGCCTACGGCTACACCGGCCCGTGGGCGGGCCGCCGCGGCTTCGACAGTCTCGTGCAGATGTCGAGCGGCATCGCAGACCGCGGCATGCGCGAGACCTCGGCGCAGCATCCCGTGCCGCTGCCGGTGCAGGCCCTCGATCACGCGACGGGGTGGCTCGCCGCGGCAGCCGCCCTGCGCGGCATCTCGACGGCTCGAACGCTCGGGAGCGGCTCGGTGAGCAGGCTGTCGCTGGCCCGCACCGCCGTCGAGCTCGAGCGCTGGCGCACGGCGTGGGGCGGCGGGCCCTTTCCGGTGACACCGCTCGAGCCTCTGCCGAGCCGGCCGCTCGACACCGTGTGGGGCACGGTCGACGTGCTCGACTCGCCCCTCGAAGTGAGTGCGCTCGCGCTCGAGACGCTGCAGCCCCCGCGGCGGCTCGGCAGCGATGATCCGGTGTGGCAGTCTGCCGCGGTGGCCGAGGTCGATCAGCGGCCGCGACCCGCCTTGCGCGCGACGCTCTCGCTCACCTGGTGGCGGGTGCTCGCGTGGGCGGCGGGCGCCGCACTGGCGACGTGGGCGCTGCAAGGTCTGCCCTCGACCATCGGCGCCGCTCTGCTCGCCCAGACGCAGACGGTTGTTCCGTGGTGGAGCACGCCCGCGTGGGCGATCGGCGCCGTCGCGCAGGCGGCCATCATCGCCGCGACGTGGATGCTCATCTCACCTCGCACGACCGTCGGCATCGCGGTGGGCACGGCCGCATCGGTCGGCTACGCAGCGCACCTCGTCGCGGCGACGGCGGCGCTGCTCGCGTCGGGCGCGTCGGCGCTG containing:
- a CDS encoding transaminase, giving the protein MISIDRTRLAELTEREQQAFIAARPKSKAAYERAEHLFGRVPMTWMNKKSGAFPIYLDRAQGNRVWCIDGHEYIDFALGDTGSMAGHSHPAVVDAVTRRIGELGGLTTMLPTEDAEWVGAELSRRFRMDRWSFSLTATDANRWAIRLVRAITEKPKIVFHSYCYHGSVDESLVVVGPDGESASRPGNVGAPVPVTETSRAAEYNDLPGLERALAHGDVAAVLIEPALTNIGIVLPEPGYLEGVRALTRQYDALLIIDETHTFSAGPGGMTQAYNLEPDLVIIGKAIGGGIPTGAYGLSAEFAERSLARTDLDLVDMGGVGGTLAGNPLSVAAMRATLEHVLTDEAFAHMIDTATYFTDGVNELFDRYDLPWAINQLGARAEYRFARPYPINGTQAALAADGQLEDFLHLYLVNRGIMLTPFHNMALMAPMTSRSDVDAHHEHFEAAIVELLGV
- a CDS encoding ribose-phosphate diphosphokinase, encoding MASIKITGQKRLVLVTGRAHPDLAEQIAAELETEIVHTDARTFANGEIYARYDESVRGCDAFVLQSHASPINEWLMEQLIMVDALKRASAKRITVVAPFYPYARQDKKGRGREPISARLVADLYKAAGADRIMSVDLHAAQIQGFFDGPVDHLFAMPVLLEHFRAQLDPETLTVVSPDMGRVRVADIWSQKLGAPLAIIHKRRDPMVHNQVTVHEIVGEVEGRVCLLVDDMIDTGRTIVKAAEALKKNGALGVVVAATHAVFSDPAFEILQSDAVDQVVVTDTLPVPESKRWDRLTVLPIAPLIARAIHEVFDDGSVTSMFDGAA
- a CDS encoding MarR family transcriptional regulator; this translates as MTSRDEVDRIVEAWRRERPELDVEPLQVLSRVSRLARHLDRARKHAFAASGLEPWEFDVLSALRRAGSPYELSPKALLQQTLVSSGTMTNRIDRLTTRGLVERHTDPHDGRGILVRMSTEGRERVDLAMDELMVGEAALLRRLNRADQERLAALLRLLGADFDESA
- a CDS encoding L-serine ammonia-lyase, which codes for MRTAVALPAPLAAKPYISALDLFRVGIGPSSSHTVGPLRAASAFVEQLTAAGQLERVARIECDLFGSLGATGIGHGTPGALLAGLAGCAVESVTRDNVERVVADSNGGMLTLAGTHRIVITPEWLRLAPHERRARHPNALELRAVDAEGSVLAVETYYSVGGGFIERDGVAPAVPEGESTVPHPFSTAVELLDLCRSTRLGLVGVARENEHALRGRAATTAGLRAVAAAMNECIDQGLAAEGTLPGGLKVPRRAAAMAERLRAIDAEGARDTNAEWLQAYAIAVNEENAAGGRVVTAPTNGAAGIIPAVMRHAIDVLRLDDEQRACEEFLLVAAVFGALIKSNASISGAEAGCQGEVGSAASMAAAGFAHLLGGTPEQVENAAEIAMEHSLGLTCDPVGGLVQLPCIERNAIGAGKAVAAARMAMHGDGTHLISFDTVVETMRQTGEDMSTKYKETSEGGLAVNVVEC
- the glmU gene encoding bifunctional UDP-N-acetylglucosamine diphosphorylase/glucosamine-1-phosphate N-acetyltransferase GlmU, giving the protein MTDSRLAVVVLAAGQGTRMKSQTPKVLHGLAGIPLIGHVLATARALDPAHLVTVVRHERDRVAATVLECDGACTIVDQDEVPGTGRAAEAALDALPNDFEGDVLVVSGDVPLLDADTLTRLIAEHRTQGASATVLSAVLDDATGYGRVVRDAAGALDRIVEQKDATEAERALTEVNSGTYVFSVPALRESLALVSTDNAQQEKYLTDVIGLMRSAGRPVAALPVREGWLVAGVNDRVQLSDAALRLNAMIVRGWQLAGVTISDPASVWIDRTVTLDEDVEVLPGTQLKGATSIARGAVVGPDTTLTDCEVGRDARVSRTDGTLAVIGERASVGPFAYLRPGTVIGDDGKVGTFVETKNSTLGRGAKVPHLSYVGDTTVGEGTNIGAGTITANYDGVNKHRTEVGAHARTGSHNVFVAPVRIGDGAYTGAGTVVRKDVPAGALAVNVAPQRNVDRWVAVNRPGTAAADAAAAARESVDDPDTA
- a CDS encoding SulP family inorganic anion transporter → MSLLPTIPWSDSRTVTALRSPRLLTREVLAGLVVAIALIPEAIAFSIIAGVDPRLGLFSSFIMAIAIAFLGGRAAMITAATGAIALVIAPVAREYGTDYLIATVILGGLIQLVMAAAGVAKLMRFIPRSVMVGFVNSLAILIFTAQLPYLFGVPWEVYPLVVLGLVIMIGMPRLTTVVPAPLVSVVVVTVLVVVLALTVPTVGDQGELPESLPSLLWPDVPLTWETLGIILPFALGMAVVGILESLLTAKLVDDITDTPSHKTREAYGQGAANILSGFFGGMGGCAMIGQTMINVKVSGARTRISTFMAGVFLITLVLVLGDLVAIIPMAALVAVMIMVSVATFDWHSIRLSTLRRMPKSETTVMVATVVAVVWTHNLAIGVTLGVIVAMVLFARRVAHFATVDRTVLAAPDGSSYALYRVDGELFFASSNDLTTQFRYRDDPASVVIDLSASHIWDASTVAALDAIVTKYERFGISVEIVDMNAESHALHTRLAGHLGEGH
- a CDS encoding SRPBCC family protein, translating into MVTRRVMRQPISRTVGQVMAVAGQLDRLPEWAYGFAQSAERVVVGSGDDDDRVHRERWVVESPFGHIEVEFFVDVASGILDHDVTMPDGTVVHNRLRVEPAPHGSDVLFTLVRLPGMTDDQWRDDERAVTADLRRLAELCEKIDE
- a CDS encoding CoA transferase; protein product: MTSMAPRPGAYVFAQQLGLTGDLAIVGPRSLGGSYPVSQFAAAAVGATALALADLVGTDAQAEVSTPLVDGWFSAAVRPREPVASPWEELAGDYATGDGWIRLHTNAAAHRAAALEVLALTGTATRAQVAAAVTDWRADDLESEVVFAGGAAAAMRTAGAWSRHPQGEAVAAEPLVDVQQGEAGRAMSPGLEGRPLAGVRVLDLTRVLAGPVATRVLAMLGADVLRIDPPDWNEPALEPDMTLGKRCARLDARTVDGRAELLALLTEADVLVHGYRPGALESMGLDADTRRQLRPGLVEVQINAYGYTGPWAGRRGFDSLVQMSSGIADRGMRETSAQHPVPLPVQALDHATGWLAAAAALRGISTARTLGSGSVSRLSLARTAVELERWRTAWGGGPFPVTPLEPLPSRPLDTVWGTVDVLDSPLEVSALALETLQPPRRLGSDDPVWQSAAVAEVDQRPRPALRATLSLTWWRVLAWAAGAALATWALQGLPSTIGAALLAQTQTVVPWWSTPAWAIGAVAQAAIIAATWMLISPRTTVGIAVGTAASVGYAAHLVAATAALLASGASALPESFAAALLTVSVIAVTSGAALVGLAAPVLLLVTPLFLGRVSAGDRVLTVRYLRRERGARRPRSARGSGVAPQ